AAATGGTttgccacagtgatcacatcggtacacatcatgtccagtgtggatgcgttggtgatatTTTAAGGTCTGTTGGGagctgaaagttttttcacaggagtcacagtggtaccgctttctaccagaatgggggcattgatggatcgacaactgttcatgttgagtaaaggttttcacacactgatcgcagttgaatggtttaactccactgtgaatgagttgatgattttTTAACGTACTCTTCTGagaaaaagcctttccacactgatcacagctgaatggtttaactccactgtgaatgagttgatgagtTTTTAATGTAcacttgtgagtaaaagcctttccacactgatcacagctgaatggtttaactccactgtgaatgagttggtggGATTTCAAAGAGAGCacgtgagtaaaagcctttccacactgatcacagctgaatggtttaactccactgtgaatgagttgatgagtTTTTAAtgtactcttgtgagtaaaagcctttccacactgatcacagctgaatggtttaactccactgtgaatgagttggtggGATTTCAAAGAGAGCAcgcgagtaaaagcctttccacactgatcacagttgaatggtttaactccactgtgaatgagttgatgtctttttaagtgactcctccgagtaaaagcctttccacactgatcacaggtgaatggtttaactccactgtgaatgagttgatgttttgctagATTATTCTTGTGAGTAAAACCCtgtccacactgatcacagctgaatggtttcactccactgtgaatgagttgatgttttgctagattactcttgtcagtaaaagcatttccacactgatcacagctgaatggtttaactccactgtgaacgagttgatgtctttttaaatcactcttcttagtaaaagcctttccacactgattacACCTGAAtggtttctccacagtgtgaatacgtttgtgaattcttagctttgttgctgtgatgaaagtcttgccacattgctcacaactgagtgatttatctctttttgctgttgttgccgaaCCATCCTTATCCACCTCAGAGGTCCCACATCTCattccattgctgtgtttacatttctgtagcaaaagacaaagataaaaacagaggcagtgatggaagagcagtcatgaaaaaaatgatcctaaaagtctcaattccatgtagttgaacatgaggctgaaacaagatcaagaatctgcagacatgctagcagctttgtcattagaaacctagaaatgtgtcaacagcacactcacaatgtcaacaaaactattttcacaggcccatagttttcagctttctgcacggtagttttagaatattgggtagtaaaatctgtccatcaccgtgaaaagcaaagcagagctgggactgatgggattgtaccaccaggatctcttgatccccagactttctgttaagttacattactggagaaatgtacaatatgaaaagcatacaacatcaatgtccagatttaggtcttaatggcagcagggtcaattcagaccaccaacactttctagtttctcctCGGGGATCAGATGTCgataccagtccagaaaagatctgtaattctgccactgaattctggatttgacccCAAGGACCCGGgaaatttgttgtgcagcagttacacaagcattcaccatcaaacaacaaaagcaacaaaacagtaaaagcaatagcaacgattaaaggaaatgttttaaaaatgtaaaaaacacagtaaaacaattacaagcaaaattaaagctgcaagcagcattgggcgggacctcgccccgCCCCCCCACGCTGTCAGCAAGCAAGTGCCGTCCGTGACCaaagatgaaagccagaggagttcctctgctggaatattgtacggttttggaggagataatctttaaagggttttcatattttgggttatagcgccacctagattgaagatagctcaaatcggttgaacaggttttcgtagagctcgagcgggcaaacgtgcgtgccaaatttcatataaagttatgcatgtttatggggtcaaattaagcgaaacatggtttcaggtgaagacaaactttgacagcttataaaaaaaaactggacaagTTAACCTTTTTCTTCTGATAAATTtctttggctggatattcaccatgatctgtccaaatatgaagccagaatattgtacggtttcggaggagataatctttaaaatgttttaatattttggattatAGCGCCCCCAAGATTGAAGATGGCTCAAATCGATCAGACAAGTTGTCGTAGAGTTCGAGcggacgaacgcgtgagtggtggttgcatgtctctacgacattcttGTGCGGAGAGCTGAGGCCTTTTGTGTTggccttttgtgtctttgaaggtTTTTGTGTCCTTAAGTGGCGCTATGGAGTTTTTGAAGATACCTTTTTCAGTTGTTTAAATTGTTTGCATATTtcaggttatagcgccccctagattgaagataactCAAATTCATCGACAGGTTTTCATAGAGCTCGAGTAgtaacgcgtgagtggtggttgcatgtctctacgacattcctgtgcgaagagctgaggccatttgtgatttttgcagtatttgtgtccCTCGGTGGCACTACAAAgtttttcaagatattttttgcagaatattgaaattttcaggggactgcacctgcgtaccaaatttcagcaaaatacatgaacgtttaggggttgaaattgaagcgaaacatggtttcaggtgaagacaaactttgacagcttataaaagaaaaactcgacaagttagcctttttcttttgataacttttgtttggctggatattcactataacctgtccaaatatgaagccggaatattgtacggtgtcaaaggagataatctttaaaggcttttcatattttgggttatagcgcccctgTGACGAACAGGGCCGTCCGTCACATATGTTTGCACCTTGCACACGACACTTTATATATTCACTTAGCGTTTTAATGCACCCAACACTTTGAGAAGGCTAATtggtaaataaataatttgtacGCGATTGtcggttttaaatattttattatcaaacatttttattgaggTTGCCCGTAGGTCCGGTCCGGTGGCGTCATCTCTGGTGATGGCGGCGGCCGGGTCTGCAGAGGCAACATAACAATTGAGATTGGAATGCACAATATTGTGAGATAGTTTTAAATTGGTTGTTCTCATTAGTGTGGTGTGCATGCGGTGAATGTATTGAGTGTTGTGGAGGGGTGGGTATGTGAGTGGTCTGTGCAGTTAACCTACCGTTTCCTCTTGTGTCCAGGTGCGTCTGGCCAAAAGAGTCCCCGGGGAGCCAGACGCCCAAAAGACAGTTCCGGGCTGAACCAAGGGGAGGGATACGGAAGGGGTGGCTGCAATagttttaactttatattttgttgttggaTTAAGTTTGGTGGTTTTAGTTGGGTTAGTTTGcattagttattttttgtttactttattctgGGTTATGGTTTATGTTGGAGAGTTTTTAACTTAGGTTTAATAGCTAAGGTTAACACAATCTACCTGCAcagttttattggtttattccTGTTGAGCAGACCAGTATTAGAGGAGGCTTTTCCCCTCAGTCGGGGCTGTTCTGTTGtggtctgctgctggagaagccACTGCTCCTAACCTCTAACGCACCTTACGACATtggcacttttttgcacttgcACTTTGAttactttgtatttttgcacatttggaaaataaagaacaaaaaaaagaaaagaagtcgaCCACTCAAATGCTGCCTCCGCCTGCCTTTGTACTGCTGTTCTTCCACCGCTCGAGCCGCTTGATCACAGCCCCTAAATTGAAGATAGCTCGAATCAGTTGGACAGGGTCTCATAGAGGGGGAGgagacgaacgcgtgagtggtggttgcatgtgtCTACGACTTTCCTGTGTgaagagctgaggccatttgtgatttatgcagttttttgtgtccccaggtggcgctataaagtttttccagattttttttcggaatattgaaattttcaggagacGACACCTGTGTAcgaaatttcagcaaaatacatccACGTTTAGGGGGCGAAATTGacgcgaaacatggtttcaggtgaagacaaactttgacagcctATTAaacaaaactagacaagttagcctttttctttgataacttttgtttggctggatattcactataatctgtgcaaatatgaagccgaaatattgtacggtttcggaggagataatgttttaagggttttcatatttggggttatagcgccccctagattgaagatagctcaaatcggtcggacaggttttcgtagagctcaaGCAGACAAACGCGTgtgtggtggttgcatgtctctacgacattcctgtgcgaagagctgcgGCCTTTTGTGTTGCCTTTATGGTTTGTTGCCGTTTGTCGTGTCCCGAGGTGGCACGATagagtttttgcagattttgttttcagaatatcgaatttttcgcgtgacccgacgtgcgtgccaaatttcataaaaagttatgcacgtttagggggtcaaattaagcaaaacgtggtggacttgtaaaataataataataagaaacggagcaaatacaatagggactcgccagctccgctggctcggtccctaataataataataagaagaagaagaagaaatggagcAAATACTATAGGGACTCGCCAGGTCCGCTGGCCAGCTTTGCTGGCTCGATCCCTAATAATAGGAAGAAGAAATGGAGCAAATACAATCGGGACTCGACAGCTTCACTGGCTTGGTCCCTAAtgaaagccatttaaagaaaaaatcaaacaaaacataagatagacagggacatcggcagcaatcttggtcatttagtcagacatagtaaaagttttcaataaacggccaccgatgtaatcaggtagaggacttttctttggtctgcactgtttgagacaccagattacattgcccacatcaagaaagggattctgtggagaggctgacatgagacagtttttagtctcagcacGTTTAGCTctaaaatcatgggagtcaaacctgacataaaaactgtttagactttgagccagctctaaatcagaattataaccactgagctgaactctctcattgacacattaattagtcccagtgatcagattcatgccatcccagactgaactgaggttgttcattttgagctgagactcaagtttgtctttgtattgtcttttgtgggtcctgatctcctactttatttccttctggcggttatacagatttagtgtatttccttctctgaagactgttttctttctgtacagtaggtctttaagcttcttagaaagccatggcttagtgtttggatacagttttacagttttttcaggaataacactggtttcacagtctgtgacccagctgctcacaacatcagtcggttcatcaatatcagctgaggactccttaaacacgtcccagtcagtaacctccagacatccctgcagagtgtgacaaactttcactctgatgttctgcactttgccttgcttcagtacagtggtagacagggataaggaggatgcagttgtggtcagaggaaccccGAGGAGAAGCACCTTTCACATTGTTGTAACAGATCAAAGATTTTGTCACATCTAGTGGGGCATGTGATGTACTGATGgaagtctctcagtgtgtgttttagtgtgcagtGGTCTCTGGaagctttcaaagtcaggacatcatcatcttgaaggcatagcaatcttagtgtatgcaaacttctgattgtgaagaaagtaataaaaattctctaaaaaaaaaaaaaatctttctttcgttattctggcatttaaagataattttggtcatcttaaccgacataaaacaagagaagcattgccagatttaatgtcagatcgtgtaaatttaaaaaagggttatgtgtcgtttatacagtgtaagtaaacttctgggttcaactgtctgaatttcttgagaaggaaaaggctggtaaactcacaatgctcaaaagtattattctctaccaaagaaaatgctgctctttaccttcctggacaacttgcttgaaaaacaagacttttcttccgttacttatcttcatcaccatgtaagacattttcagaaagtatgatcagcagctagttcagcctcaaacaaaaaacaagcagcttcctagcagtccaccattatatcctcagtacagctgcttctgcagagcttcatctctccagccaacgtcacctggctttggtcggcccatctaaccaactggagcaacttttgacgttttaaagaacaaatgaatgataataatgttacagtggtacgtttctcactttttgtgaagaatccatgtttcctccgttgttgagctcagactaaatggctgccaacattcctctgctcctccgtcagactctcctcctcctgccaatcacctgtcacatcaaacacatcttcattaggataccactctatacacaagtgtcagagtgtcccatatgttcatcagccaacacagaggacacatttcaactcaatagttcacttttagctcttttcagtttcacctaaaactgatacaaatgaacttaaactgttaaaaataaggagcatagacagaaaacagacatggaaaaagagaataaagagaacataaagatgctactgcaggtgattcaagacaggactgctggtagaaaactgttcatgctgtaagttagtgaatgtattttactgctcagtgttctgtttaaaggcagctctcactctctgttctttgcactctcccatagtgtcaagtgtcctcccactttcaatgacaagtgattctcattgatgatttttctcacagtttgtgcagtttccccacttgaaaaaggatgtttcatctacccagggtttgagcaggactccactcatcaatcagacagttgctttcagaacacaaaaggacaatgttcacatcactgtattcagcaaatagtaacaaccattcctcatggacattttcaccacactggcaaatgctactccactcagtttatgtttgtcaacctcaacaccacataaactgaagcgacaattcaacccaatactataccacacatgaatttatctgcattttaaagagttgattttgaatcacagtttaacaaattactctgagcattttttaaaactattttatactttttacttcatggttttaaaagtatttaaagtgcataaagtgcttttaaagtccaatcctttccagatccaataaataaattaaagctgcaagcagcgatggacgggtcctcgcatccacgctggtcgtgaatccacgcacgtccaccaggtggcgctgtgactgagagtgtatgtcggcctctgaatcgcatctggaccagagtccaatcatacatgtaaaatttcagccagactgtagcatgttcagagcagttatagagcatttcctgtctatccaccaggtggcgctgtaactcagagtgtatttcacacagtggatgtgatgagggttggactctgatcactcatgaaaagtttcaggctgatttgatcatgtagaggccagttatacagcatttactgtccctccatcaggtggcgctgcgactgagagtgtctgttggcctgtagatgtgatcaggattggattgtgatcacacatggaaagtttgaggcagattggagcatgcagaggagagttatacagcagttgttgtttcatggcgaagcatcaaaacgctgatggtcgccatggccacgccatttggcttctggttaaacttttgataacttttccaaaccaagtcctgctgtgtggactgacaaaatttcaggtctcctggaattatcccctaggaggtattaactctcaaaaatgagaaaaatcatcaaaaatctcacaattaatccaagatggccgacttcctgttgggtttaggacatggctccaagaggcttttttgtgcgtcctgatgtgctctataagcctcccaaatttcatggatgtaggtgaaacgtgctgggggggctgtttgttaaaaatactgtagggggcgctatagcatgtgcagtgccgagatgcatacagtgttgttccttgggtcaatggtgatgtgtgtggtaatttttgtgagcattggagtattcctaacctgtcagaaagggctttgtttttcatggcgatatttggttgctacggcaacagcgttacatgaaatgtcacacccttcacagtgtgtgattgtcaagaggtgaagactcgactgaccaatttccagcatgatatcaccaagtttggggccattgtacctgaaaatataaggccttaaacttactattaccaacaggtggcgctatgactttttcaaaatttatgagtgtggatgtgttcagactggacctggtatccagcatgtgaagtctgaggcagataggatgttgttcagctgagatatgaatcgttaaattttcatggcgaaacatcgaaattggtttggccgccacagacacgccctttgatgacaagtcaccattttcactgggatgcatcatcaatgtgtttaggctgttgtcactgcatttgaagtgaatatgatcaaccgggtaacaatagggcatgaaagtgtaaaagatgtctatttcctgaaaccacaaggtggcgctatgactgtcaatgaatatccctatgtggatgacatcaggacaggactgtcatcatacatgtaaagtttcaggcagattggagcatgttgagaagaattagacaccacttcctgtttcatggcgaaggatcagttgtttgaggctccgccatggccacaccttttggcttctggttgagtttttgataacttttcatcagaaaggtctggtgcatgtactggccaaatttcagttctctcagacttatccactaggagctataaattttgacaaatgtacagcaaattcaagatggccgacttcctgttgggtttagggtgtggctgtgattgactttttggtgtgtcct
This portion of the Acanthochromis polyacanthus isolate Apoly-LR-REF ecotype Palm Island chromosome 22, KAUST_Apoly_ChrSc, whole genome shotgun sequence genome encodes:
- the LOC127531964 gene encoding gastrula zinc finger protein XlCGF26.1-like isoform X11: MDSSQKKCKHSNGMRCGTSEVDKDGSATTAKRDKSLSCEQCGKTFITATKLRIHKRIHTVEKPFRCNQCGKAFTKKSDLKRHQLVHSGVKPFSCDQCGNAFTDKSNLAKHQLIHSGVKPFSCDQCGQGFTHKNNLAKHQLIHSGVKPFTCDQCGKAFTRRSHLKRHQLIHSGVKPFNCDQCGKAFTRVLSLKSHQLIHSGVKPFSCDQCGKAFTHKSTLKTHQLIHSGVKPFSCDQCGKAFTHVLSLKSHQLIHSGVKPFSCDQCGKAFTHKCTLKTHQLIHSGVKPFSCDQCGKAFSQKSTLKNHQLIHSGVKPFNCDQCVKTFTQHEQLSIHQCPHSGRKRYHCDSCEKTFSSQQTLKYHQRIHTGHDVYRCDHCGKPFLLYSQLKAHEVTHTGVKPYICDQCGKRYSYTACLKVHQRVHTGERPYRCDKCKKTFTTLGSLKRHQQIHTRKKAFNQCHSEQNGTDGQNSQTCQHSANGEQCCFDQSGPTSNQQGTLQRHHRMHTGHRLNPCQEDFSMQDSVEVHEVLHKLKVLEIRLHRIQENNVMSAPRDPIQGAFLFQRSLEGQKTK